In uncultured Bacteroides sp., the following proteins share a genomic window:
- a CDS encoding SIMPL domain-containing protein (The SIMPL domain is named for its presence in mouse protein SIMPL (signalling molecule that associates with mouse pelle-like kinase). Bacterial member BP26, from Brucella, was shown to assemble into a channel-like structure, while YggE from E. coli has been associated with resistance to oxidative stress.), giving the protein MKNWMKEAAIIALGLFLLGICIRSGINEFKNKDRVVSVKGLAELEVPANKVTWPLMFKDLGNDLPTLYNNIKAKNSVIVSFLKSKGITEKEISISAPEIIDMQAERYADKPSAFRYNITSVITVTSDKVDKVRSLMREQSELLKQGIALTGGDYRYNIVYDFTKLNEVKPQMIENATKNARLSAEKFAKDSDSKLGKIKTANQGQFSISDRDANTPYIKSVRVVTTVDYYLED; this is encoded by the coding sequence ATGAAAAACTGGATGAAAGAAGCTGCTATTATTGCACTTGGATTATTTCTTTTAGGAATTTGTATAAGGAGTGGAATCAACGAGTTTAAGAATAAAGATCGTGTGGTCAGTGTAAAAGGACTGGCAGAATTGGAGGTCCCTGCAAACAAAGTAACATGGCCATTGATGTTTAAAGATCTGGGTAATGATCTTCCAACCCTTTATAACAATATCAAAGCAAAGAATAGTGTTATTGTCAGCTTTCTGAAATCTAAAGGAATTACTGAAAAGGAAATTAGCATCTCGGCTCCCGAAATTATTGACATGCAGGCTGAACGGTATGCTGATAAACCTTCCGCCTTCCGTTATAATATAACTTCAGTTATTACTGTTACTTCTGATAAGGTTGATAAAGTGCGGAGTCTGATGAGAGAGCAAAGCGAACTGCTGAAACAGGGTATTGCTCTCACCGGAGGCGATTATCGTTATAATATTGTTTATGATTTCACGAAGCTAAATGAGGTAAAGCCTCAGATGATTGAGAATGCAACCAAGAATGCCCGTTTGTCTGCCGAGAAGTTTGCAAAAGACTCGGATAGTAAACTCGGAAAAATTAAAACGGCAAATCAGGGCCAGTTCTCTATTTCAGATCGCGATGCCAACACTCCTTATATAAAAAGTGTGCGTGTGGTAACTACTGTTGACTACTATCTGGAAGACTAA
- a CDS encoding phenylalanine--tRNA ligase beta subunit-related protein codes for MLTIKVSEEVRTACPDYSGAAIYATVINTSYSEGLWEKIDTAAAEYKATHQIDEVKKNPHILATRNAYKKFGKDPNRYRPSAEALCRRILRDLPLYKIDTLVDLINLVSIRTGYSIGGFDAGKISGDVIELGVGRADEPFEGIGRGVLNIEGLPVYRDAIGGIGTPTSDNERTKLSVETTQLLAIINGYSGKEGLDEAVAYMQSLLREFAASDGGQVIYY; via the coding sequence ATGCTTACTATTAAAGTATCTGAAGAGGTTCGCACAGCTTGTCCCGATTATAGTGGTGCGGCTATCTATGCAACAGTAATAAATACTTCTTATAGTGAAGGCTTGTGGGAAAAGATTGATACGGCTGCTGCAGAATATAAAGCTACTCATCAGATAGATGAAGTGAAAAAGAATCCTCATATTCTTGCAACGCGTAATGCGTATAAGAAGTTTGGAAAAGATCCTAATCGTTATCGCCCTTCAGCTGAGGCACTTTGCCGAAGAATCCTCAGAGACTTGCCTCTTTACAAAATAGATACTTTGGTAGATCTTATTAATCTGGTGTCTATTCGTACCGGATACTCCATTGGTGGTTTTGATGCCGGAAAAATATCCGGAGATGTAATTGAACTGGGTGTAGGAAGAGCGGACGAACCTTTTGAAGGTATTGGCCGTGGAGTGCTCAATATAGAAGGATTACCTGTATACAGAGACGCAATAGGAGGAATAGGCACGCCCACTAGTGATAATGAGCGTACTAAGTTATCGGTTGAAACTACTCAACTGCTTGCCATAATTAATGGTTACAGTGGAAAAGAAGGACTTGATGAAGCTGTGGCTTACATGCAATCACTACTCAGAGAGTTTGCTGCTTCTGATGGTGGCCAGGTTATTTATTACTGA
- the pgeF gene encoding peptidoglycan editing factor PgeF: MTELTEDKVILGFELFSSIPNISHFVTSRNGGCSEDTFASFNCAPFSGDNPEKVKRNQDVLCSKMGVQPHRLIIPFQTHGSTIRAIDPFYVSLSPEEQQRRLHGVDALITDIPGYCICVSTADCVPILLYDSVNKAIAVIHAGWRGTVAKIVKQTLDMMDHTYNTEAKDVIAAIGPSISVDSFEVGEEVYDAFRKIGFDMTKITVWKEETQKYHIDLWEATRLQLTDAGVLPDNIEISGICTYEEHERFFSARRLGTKSGRILSGIMLQK, encoded by the coding sequence ATGACAGAATTAACAGAAGATAAAGTAATATTGGGTTTTGAGCTGTTTAGCTCAATTCCTAATATTTCTCATTTTGTAACCTCCCGTAACGGAGGCTGTAGCGAAGATACTTTCGCATCGTTTAATTGTGCACCTTTTTCGGGAGATAATCCTGAAAAGGTAAAGCGTAATCAGGATGTGCTTTGTTCTAAAATGGGCGTTCAGCCACATCGACTGATTATTCCATTTCAGACTCATGGTAGTACTATACGTGCTATAGATCCTTTTTATGTGAGTCTTTCTCCGGAAGAACAGCAACGAAGACTTCACGGAGTGGATGCTTTGATTACCGATATTCCGGGTTATTGTATTTGTGTTTCTACTGCAGATTGTGTACCAATTCTTTTATATGATTCCGTTAACAAGGCTATTGCCGTTATTCATGCCGGATGGAGAGGTACTGTGGCAAAGATTGTGAAGCAAACGCTGGATATGATGGATCATACATACAACACTGAAGCAAAAGATGTTATTGCAGCCATTGGTCCGAGTATTTCTGTTGATTCCTTTGAAGTGGGAGAAGAGGTTTATGACGCATTCCGGAAAATAGGATTTGACATGACCAAAATCACTGTGTGGAAAGAGGAAACGCAAAAGTATCATATTGATCTGTGGGAAGCTACACGCTTGCAATTAACAGATGCTGGAGTACTTCCTGATAATATTGAAATATCCGGAATCTGTACATACGAAGAGCACGAACGCTTTTTCTCAGCCCGTCGTTTGGGTACCAAGTCCGGACGTATTCTCTCGGGAATAATGTTGCAAAAATAA
- the obgE gene encoding GTPase ObgE, protein MAESNFVDYVKIYCRSGKGGRGSTHMRREKYIPNGGPDGGDGGRGGHIILRGNRNYWTLLHLRYDRHLMAGHGESGGKQRSFGKDGEDKYIEVPCGTVVYDAETGEYICDVTDHGQEVMLLKGGRGGQGNSHFKTATRQAPRFAQPGEPMQELTIIMELKLLADVGLVGFPNAGKSTLLSVVSAAKPKIANYPFTTLEPNLGIVPYRERKSFVMADIPGIIEGASEGKGLGLRFLRHIERNSLLLFMVPADADDIKKEYEILLNELSTFNPEMLDKQRILAISKCDMLDQELMDEIEKTLPDTIPHVFISSITGLGVSTLKDILWDELNKEGNKIEGIIHRSKDVNKLQAELLELGEDEDFEFSYEEEEEEEEEFFEDEEDKEEQ, encoded by the coding sequence ATGGCTGAATCGAATTTTGTTGATTACGTTAAGATCTATTGTCGCTCTGGTAAGGGAGGCAGAGGCTCTACGCACATGCGAAGAGAGAAATATATCCCCAACGGCGGACCTGATGGTGGAGATGGCGGAAGAGGAGGCCATATTATATTACGTGGTAACCGCAATTACTGGACGCTGCTTCACCTGAGATACGACCGTCATTTAATGGCCGGACATGGAGAATCAGGTGGTAAACAACGTAGTTTTGGTAAAGACGGAGAAGATAAGTATATAGAAGTTCCTTGCGGAACCGTAGTATATGATGCCGAAACCGGTGAATATATCTGCGATGTAACGGATCACGGACAAGAGGTAATGCTGCTGAAAGGTGGTAGAGGCGGACAAGGTAATAGTCACTTTAAAACTGCTACCCGTCAGGCTCCTCGTTTTGCTCAGCCCGGTGAACCAATGCAGGAACTCACAATAATCATGGAGTTGAAGTTGCTGGCCGATGTTGGTTTGGTAGGTTTCCCGAATGCGGGTAAGTCTACTTTGCTATCTGTTGTATCAGCAGCTAAACCTAAGATTGCCAATTATCCTTTTACTACTCTTGAACCTAATCTGGGTATTGTGCCTTATCGCGAGAGAAAATCTTTTGTGATGGCAGATATACCAGGAATTATAGAAGGTGCAAGTGAAGGAAAAGGATTAGGACTACGCTTCCTGCGCCATATTGAGCGAAATTCACTTTTGCTGTTTATGGTTCCTGCTGATGCAGACGATATCAAAAAAGAGTATGAGATCCTGCTCAACGAGCTTTCTACCTTTAACCCTGAAATGCTTGATAAGCAACGTATCCTGGCTATTTCGAAATGCGATATGCTGGATCAGGAACTGATGGACGAAATAGAAAAAACACTGCCCGATACAATTCCGCATGTGTTTATCTCGTCAATTACCGGTTTGGGTGTTTCGACTCTGAAAGATATTCTTTGGGATGAATTAAATAAAGAAGGTAACAAGATCGAAGGTATTATTCACCGTTCCAAGGATGTTAATAAATTACAGGCAGAATTATTAGAATTGGGCGAGGATGAAGACTTTGAATTTTCTTATGAAGAAGAAGAAGAGGAAGAGGAAGAATTCTTCGAGGATGAAGAAGATAAGGAAGAACAATGA
- a CDS encoding adenylate kinase, producing MLNIVIFGAPGSGKGTQSERIVEKFGINHISTGDVLRAEIKNETALGKTAKGYIDQGQLVPDELIIDILASVLDSFKESKGVIFDGFPRTIPQAEALKVMLNKRGQDVSVMLDLDVPEEELITRLLKRGEECGRADDNMETIKKRLVVYNTQTSPLKEYYKKEGKYQFIKGLGTMEGIFSDIVSAVENL from the coding sequence ATGTTGAACATTGTTATTTTTGGTGCTCCCGGTTCAGGAAAAGGGACACAAAGTGAACGTATCGTAGAAAAGTTTGGTATTAATCATATCTCTACCGGAGATGTACTTCGTGCAGAAATCAAGAATGAAACTGCACTTGGTAAAACAGCAAAAGGTTATATTGATCAGGGACAATTGGTTCCGGATGAATTGATTATCGATATCCTTGCAAGTGTTTTAGATAGCTTCAAAGAAAGCAAAGGCGTTATATTCGATGGTTTCCCAAGAACAATTCCTCAGGCTGAAGCTTTGAAAGTGATGCTTAACAAAAGAGGACAAGATGTATCTGTAATGCTTGACCTGGATGTTCCTGAAGAAGAACTAATTACTCGTTTATTGAAACGTGGTGAAGAGTGCGGTCGTGCAGATGACAATATGGAAACAATCAAAAAACGTTTGGTTGTATATAATACTCAGACTTCTCCTTTGAAAGAGTATTATAAGAAAGAAGGAAAATATCAGTTTATCAAAGGATTGGGAACAATGGAAGGTATTTTTTCCGATATTGTTTCTGCTGTTGAAAATTTATAA